AGCACGGGGCATGATGGCTGATTACGTGATTAAAAATGACGTTACACAGCTTGGCGATCTACTTGAATTCTCCTCTGCGGGCTACCGCTACGACGCAGAAAGCTCCACCGAGGCGAAGCCGGTCTTTCTGCGCGCAGAGGGAGCTCAATAGCTTTATCCGATGAAGCGTTTGATGCGTGTCACGACACGCTCACGCCCCATCACGGCTAGCATTGGAAGTAGGTCGGGGCCGCCAGCTTGCCCGCTGGTTGCATAACGCAGCGCGGGGAAGTATGCGAAGACTTTCTTCCCTTGCGCTTCGGCCTGTGCCTCCAGGGCGCTCTTGAGGCTGTCGGCATCGAAAGGTTCCAGGGCTTCGAGGATGGGGAGCACTTCGGCCAGCAGTTCTTTGGGATCTGCTTTCTTGGCGATTTTGACGCCGGTCTTTTCATCCATGGCGTAGTCATCGAGGAAGAAGTAGCCGCAGAGCTCGGCGAGTGTGTCGAGTGAGCGTGCCTTGGGCTGACAGAGTGTGAGCACGGCCTGCAAATAGTCTTCGTCGACATCTTCGCTAACTGCACCGGCTTCGTTGAGGAGTGGGCGCGCGAGGAAGGTGAAGCTCTCGATATTGAGTTCACGTAAATACTCGGCGTTGAGCGCGGAGAGCTTCTTTTCGTCGAAGCGCGAGTTGCCCTTGTTGATGCCGGGGAAGTCGAACAGTTCGATGATCTCATCGATGTCCATTTTCTCGCGTTCATCTTTGGGATTCCAGCCGAGCAGGGAGATATAGTTGCGCACTGCGGACGCGAGAAAACCGCGTGACTCATACTCTTCGATCAGGGCGCCCTTGTCGCGCTTGCTCATCTTGCCGGAGCCTTCTTCTTTGAGGATCAGTGGGATGTGCGCGAACTTAGGAGGCTCGACGCCGAAGGCTTTGAAGAGTTCCACGTGCTTACTGGTGTTGGACAGGTGATCTTCGCCGCGGATTACGTGCGTGATGCCCATCGCGATGTCGTCCACCACGTTGACGAAGTGGAAGACGGGGCTGCCATCTTTACGCACTAGCACGAAGTCTTTTTCTTCGGCGCGCTCGACACGGCCGCGCACGGCGTCGTCGATGATGACAGGCGCGGCTTTGACCTTTTCGATCTCGGCTTTCAGATAGTCGTCGTAGGCGGTGTAACGTTCGCCTTCGAGTTTAAACCAGATCGCTCCATCTTTTTCGTAGGTGCGGCCAGCATCTTGGAGCTTTTTGAGATACTCGTCGTAGATTGCCTGACGCTGGCTTTGGAAGTAGGGGCCGTAGGGGCCGCCGACATCGGGGCCTTCATCCCAGTCCATGCCCATCCACTTCATGCCGTCGAGTAGCACGCGCAGTGCTTCGTCGGTGTTGCGCTCTTTGTCGGTGTCTTCTATGCGCAGCACAAATGTGCCGCCGGTGTGGCGGGCATATAACCAGTTGAAGAGGGCGGTGCGGGCACTGCCGATGTGGAAGAAGCCAGTTGGACTGGGAGCGAAACGAACGCGAACCTTGGACATGAGTGAAGTGGTGTTAATTGTATAAAATCGAGGTGAGCTCTAGTAGCAGCCTAGTAGCTTTTGGCGAAGATGACTCGTTTGCCTGGCTTGCCGGTAAAGACACAGGGCACGACTTCGTCGACTGTGGCATTGGGGATGCACCGGACGGTCACTTTGTATTGCTTGGCAATCTTCTCTTCGAGTTCCGCATCGCAGCAGAAGCCCATCGAGGCGAAGCCGCCGTGAATCTCGTTTCCTTTGGGCGTGAAGAACTCGATGAAATCAGCCTCGTTGGTGATCTCGCGTGTGTGTGCCTTGCGGAAGGCTTTGGCCTTGGCCAGTAGGCCTGCTTGCATCTCGTCCAGTAGGTCGGCGACGCCGGCCACGAATTGATCGCGCGGGATGCTTTGCTTGTCCTTGGGCGCGCGGTCGCGGCGGCCGACAAATACATTGCCCGCTTCCATGTCCCTTGGGCCGACTTCGACGCGTAGAGGAATGCCCTTTTTAATCCAGCCCCAAGACTTTTCACCCCCGCGGATGTCGCGATCGTCGAACTCGACACGCACAGGCGCGCCCATGTAATTCTGCGCGATCAGTTGCTGCTTGAGTTCGTGGCAGTAGTCCAGCACTTGCTGGCGGGTCGCTTCCTTGGGCGTGACAGGAATGATCACGATGTGGGAAGGCGCAATGCGCGGTGGCAAGACCAGGCCATCATCGTCCGAGTGGGTCATGATCAGGCCGCCCACCAGGCGAGTGGAGACGCCCCAGGAAGTCGTCCATGCAAACTCCTCTTTGCCTTCGGCGCTGAGGTATTTAATGTTGCTGGACTTGGCAAAGTTCTGGCCGAGGAAGTGAGAGGTGCCCGCTTGCAATGCTTTGCGGTCCTGCATCATGGCTTCGATGGCAAAGGTCGCATCGGCACCGGGGAAGCGTTCTGCTTCAGTCTTTTCACCGGTGATGACTGGCATGGCCATGAAGTTTTCGGCAAAGTCGGCATAGACTTCCAGCATTTGGCGTGTCTCCGCCATTGCCTCTTCTGCAGTGGCGTGCACGGTGTGGCCTTCTTGCCAGAGGAATTCTGCGGTGCGTAAAAACAGACGGGTACGCATCTCCCAGCGAACCACGTTGGCCCACTGGTTAATCAGCAGTGGCAGGTCGCGATAGGACTGCACCCATTTGGAAAAGAGTTCTCCGATGATCGTTTCGGAGGTCGGGCGCACGATCAGAGGCTCTTCCAGCGGGCCCGCTGGCTGCAGTTTGCCATCCTCATCGGCTTCCAAGCGTGAATGGGTGACGACGGCGCATTCCTTGGCAAAGCCTTCCACGTGGTCGGCCTCTTTTTGCAAGAAGCTCATCGGGATGAAGAGCGGGAAGTAGGCGTTTTTATGGCCCGTCTCTTTGAAGCGACGGTCCAGATCTTGTTGAATATTTTCCCAAATGGCGTAGCCCCAGGGCTTAATCACCATGCAGCCGCGCACGGGAGAATTCTCCGCGAGATCGGCGGCCTTGACGACCTGTTGATACCATTCGGGATAGTCCTCGTTACGAGTAGGAGTGATTGCGGTTTGTGCCTGCTTTGCCATAAGGGGAGCTAGCAAATGCGCCTCGCGCTCGCCTGCAATGCCAAATTAGCAAGAAGATCAAGTCGACTACGTTTTTATTCGCCTGTTCTGCCCCTTTACCAAGGCTGATCTGTGTAAGTATTGCCCATCCAGCCGCCGCGTACGAAGTCGACTACCGGCTGGAATAGGTTCGGAAAGACTTTGGCAAATATAAGTAAGATGCCCAGTGTGATTAGCAAAATGACTAAGCCCTTGCCGGCTGCTTTCAGCAGTTTGATGATGAGCAGTAGCAATACTACGAGGATGACCCAAACCACGACGTTGCGTGATGCGATTGCTTCTTGTAGGAATTCCATTGACGCTCAGGCTGACATGGCGAACGGCTTTGGCAAGCTTGCGAAAACCGTCCGCTTAGTGTATTAGATCATTTAAAGGACGTTGTCGGTGGGTTTTATTTGGCTTCCCCGATAAATTCCTGGCGCATCCAGTATTGCAGGCATTCTGGAATCTTAACACGACCGTCTGCTTGCAGGTGATTTTCTAAAATCGCCGCCAATACACGAGGCACGGCCAAGCCGGAACCATTTAGAGTGTGGGCGGTGACTGGTTTGCCATCGGCACCGCGGTAGCGAATGCCGGCACGACGCGCTTGGAAATCAGTAAAGTTGGAGCAACTAGACACTTCCAGCCAGCGCTTTTGACCGGCCGCAAAGACCTCGAGATCATACTGCTTCGCGTGAGGGAAGCCAATATCGCCTGTGCACATGCGGAGCACGCGGTAGGGCAGCTCCAGTTTTTGCAGCGTCGACTCGACGTTGTCGCGCAGCTTTTCCAGCTCTTCCATGGAGCTCTCGGCATCCGTCCACTTCACCAGTTCGACTTTATCGAATTGGTGCAGACGATTCAGGCCACGCACGTGTGCGCCCCAACTGCCCGCCTCACGTCGGAAGCAGGGCGTGTAGGCGCAACGCTTAATCGGCAGCTGATCACTATCCAGGATTTCGTCGCGGTAGAAATTAGTGACAGGCACCTCAGCTGTCGGAATGAGGTAGAGCCCCTCCTTTTCGTCGACATACATCTGGCCTTCCTTGTCAGGCAATTGCCCGGTTGCGGTTGCGCTCTCTGCATTGACCACGATCGGAGGGAGCACTTCC
The nucleotide sequence above comes from Coraliomargarita algicola. Encoded proteins:
- a CDS encoding glutamate--tRNA ligase → MSKVRVRFAPSPTGFFHIGSARTALFNWLYARHTGGTFVLRIEDTDKERNTDEALRVLLDGMKWMGMDWDEGPDVGGPYGPYFQSQRQAIYDEYLKKLQDAGRTYEKDGAIWFKLEGERYTAYDDYLKAEIEKVKAAPVIIDDAVRGRVERAEEKDFVLVRKDGSPVFHFVNVVDDIAMGITHVIRGEDHLSNTSKHVELFKAFGVEPPKFAHIPLILKEEGSGKMSKRDKGALIEEYESRGFLASAVRNYISLLGWNPKDEREKMDIDEIIELFDFPGINKGNSRFDEKKLSALNAEYLRELNIESFTFLARPLLNEAGAVSEDVDEDYLQAVLTLCQPKARSLDTLAELCGYFFLDDYAMDEKTGVKIAKKADPKELLAEVLPILEALEPFDADSLKSALEAQAEAQGKKVFAYFPALRYATSGQAGGPDLLPMLAVMGRERVVTRIKRFIG
- the proS gene encoding proline--tRNA ligase; translation: MAKQAQTAITPTRNEDYPEWYQQVVKAADLAENSPVRGCMVIKPWGYAIWENIQQDLDRRFKETGHKNAYFPLFIPMSFLQKEADHVEGFAKECAVVTHSRLEADEDGKLQPAGPLEEPLIVRPTSETIIGELFSKWVQSYRDLPLLINQWANVVRWEMRTRLFLRTAEFLWQEGHTVHATAEEAMAETRQMLEVYADFAENFMAMPVITGEKTEAERFPGADATFAIEAMMQDRKALQAGTSHFLGQNFAKSSNIKYLSAEGKEEFAWTTSWGVSTRLVGGLIMTHSDDDGLVLPPRIAPSHIVIIPVTPKEATRQQVLDYCHELKQQLIAQNYMGAPVRVEFDDRDIRGGEKSWGWIKKGIPLRVEVGPRDMEAGNVFVGRRDRAPKDKQSIPRDQFVAGVADLLDEMQAGLLAKAKAFRKAHTREITNEADFIEFFTPKGNEIHGGFASMGFCCDAELEEKIAKQYKVTVRCIPNATVDEVVPCVFTGKPGKRVIFAKSY
- the serS gene encoding serine--tRNA ligase, translating into MLPPIVVNAESATATGQLPDKEGQMYVDEKEGLYLIPTAEVPVTNFYRDEILDSDQLPIKRCAYTPCFRREAGSWGAHVRGLNRLHQFDKVELVKWTDAESSMEELEKLRDNVESTLQKLELPYRVLRMCTGDIGFPHAKQYDLEVFAAGQKRWLEVSSCSNFTDFQARRAGIRYRGADGKPVTAHTLNGSGLAVPRVLAAILENHLQADGRVKIPECLQYWMRQEFIGEAK